Proteins from a genomic interval of Drosophila gunungcola strain Sukarami chromosome X unlocalized genomic scaffold, Dgunungcola_SK_2 000023F, whole genome shotgun sequence:
- the LOC128260458 gene encoding espin isoform X10: protein MILRTRHAWRSSTDTEDYMQIQIAQQQQQQVHHSQLHSQHPQSHPHPHHPHPHHPHPHQLHGMGEQPPLPPPPPPLPHGMLPPQPPMMGPPMGGAGGQDVTMSGKSHKPKKPHGSAPNSQDTATRKQHQPLSAISIQDLNSVQLRRTDTQKVPKPYQMPARSLSMQCLTSSTDTYLKSDLIAELKISKDIPGIKKMKVEQQMASRMDSEHYMEITKQFSGNNYVDQIYLQIPERDQAGNAIPDWKRQMMAKKAAERAKKDFEERMAQEAESRRLSQIPQWKRDLLARREETENKLKAAIYTPKVEENNRVADTWRLKNRAMSIDNININLAGMEQHYQQIQFQQQQQQQQHQHQQLQQQHQQLQQQLHQLGNKENHGDLKSADQDQEQAVGGVQELLESSEGSQGHGEEEEDNIIPWRAQLRKTNSRLSLI from the exons ATGATACTGCGCACACGCCACGCCTGGCGCAG CTCCACGGACACGGAGGACTACATGCAGATACAGAtcgcccagcagcagcagcagcaggtgcacCATTCGCAGCTCCACTCGCAGCATCCGCAgtcgcatccgcatccgcaccACCCACATCCGCACCACCCCCATCCGCACCAGCTGCATGGAATGGGCGAgcagccgccgctgccgcctccgccgccgccccTGCCCCACGGCATGCTGCCGCCGCAGCCGCCCATGATGGGTCCGCCGATGGGCGGGGCGGGCGGCCAGGATGTCACCATGTCCGGCAAGTCGCACAAGCCCAAGAAGCCGCACGGATCGGCGCCCAACAGCCAGGACACGGCCACCAGGAAGCAGCACCAGCCCCTCTCGGCCATCTCCATACAGGATCTGAACAGCGTCCAG CTGCGCCGCACGGACACGCAGAAGGTGCCGAAGCCCTACCAGATGCCCGCTCGCAGCCTGAGCATGCAGTGCCTGACCTCCAGCACGGACACCTATCTCAAGTCCGACCTGATTGCCGAGCTGAAGATCTCCAAGGACATACCCGGCATCAAGAAGATGAAGGTGGAGCAGCAGATGGCCAGCCGGATGGACTCGGAGCACTACATGGAGATCACCAAGCAGTTTTCGGGCAACAACTACGTGGATCAG ATCTACTTGCAGATACCGGAACGGGACCAGGCCGGCAACGCCATACCCGACTGGAAGCGCCAGATGATGGCCAAGAAGGCGGCCGAGCGGGCCAAGAAGGACTTCGAGGAGCGGATGGCCCAGGAGGCGGAGTCGCGCCGCCTGTCCCAGATCCCCCAGTGGAAGCGGGATCTACTGGCACGGCGCGAGGAGACGGAGAACAAGCTGAA GGCGGCCATCTACACGCCCAAGGTGGAGGAGAACAACCGGGTGGCGGACACCTGGCGGCTGAAGAATCGCGCCATGTCCATCgacaacatcaacatcaatcTGGCCGGCATGGAGCAGCACTACCAGCAGATCCAGttccaacagcagcagcagcagcagcagcatcagcatcagcagctccaacagcagcatcagcagctcCAACAGCAACTCCACCAGTTGGGCAACAAGGAGAACCATGGCGATCTAAAAAGTGCTGATCAGGATCAGGAGCAGGCCGTCGGTGGCGTCCAGGAGCTCCTCGAATCCTCGGAGGGCAGTCAGGGACacggcgaggaggaggaggacaaCATCATTCCGTGGCGCGCCCAGTTGCGCAAGACCAACAGTCGCCTCAGCCTGATCTGA